A stretch of the Vigna radiata var. radiata cultivar VC1973A chromosome 7, Vradiata_ver6, whole genome shotgun sequence genome encodes the following:
- the LOC106768260 gene encoding zinc finger BED domain-containing protein DAYSLEEPER, giving the protein MVTVEDKVVANPDVKNSPVSTGFQPSNDLVNSENQSDHNVEISEPQPDKDFSNSQAEPNKVLVASEVQAPSGNKIEDTLPNAEEPPISESENLETPPNNQSSNDEGPHNNQHVDSVASFKNPSESSEDVADAKLVSSEAPLDQKPVSEAPSSDQLVTSETLPDNGVVDAEHQTSNDVVVSETQHSNEVVAEQNNEVVLPATVQREEVVLSEIQRGDEAVLSETQNEAVLSETQRGDEAVLSEKQQSHDAVLSETQQSQEAVLSETQQSHEVVLSETQQSQEAVLSETQQSQEAVLSETQQINGAVLSETQQINGVDLSETQQINGADLSETQQSSGTVLSETQEVVLSETQQSNEAFLSETQPSNDVVMSDAQPNSEPLVSDSLPSNEIVMPERQLSNETVVHEAQTSNDVIMSEVLPENETVHSAGDLNNQLSHPESLSQNHHYSNLHMIPEDQLPQPESLPNSDPLPASEPGSHLTDIKPISHNHLAQYDTLPNSHMHHSEAVANDQLVVHSEALSHEHIANSHLLPHYGLQNSETMLDNQLVNSQPHYEIVNASNIPSYEIVNAETPLNSEEPTPDTQPSKRRKKKSIVWEHFTIETVSPGCRRACCKQCKQSFAYSTGSKVAGTSHLKRHIAKGTCPALLRTQDHNQFSPYTPRSRGSDAGNASSAPKRRYRSPNTPYIIFDQDRCRHEIARMIIMHDYPLHMVEHPGFVAFVQNLQPQFNMVTFNTVQGDCVATYLMEKQCVMKYFEGLPGRLCLTLDVWTSSQSVGYVFITGHFVDSDWKLQRRVLNVVMEPYPNSDSALSHAVSVCISDWNLEGRVFSITCDQTSSEVALGNLRPLLSVKNPLILNGQLLVGNCIARTFSNVANELLGSVHLVVKKIRDSVKYVKTSESHEEKFLELKQHLQVPSERNLFIDDQTQWNTTYQMLVAASELKEVFSCLDTSDPDYKGAPSMQDWKLVETICTYLKPLFDAANILTTATHPTIITFFHEVWKLQLDLSRAVVNEDPFISNLTKPMQHKIDKYWKDCSLVLAIAVVMDPRFKMKLVEFSFTKIYGEDAHVYVKIVDDGIHELFHEYVTLPLPLTPAYADEGSAGSHMKAEGSPGGTLLSDNGLTDFDVYIMETSSHQTKSELDQYLEESLLPRVPDFDVLGWWKLNKLKYPTLSKMARDILSVPVSSVPPESVFDTKVKEMDQYRSSLRPETVEAIVCAKDWMQYGATEASNALVKMEF; this is encoded by the coding sequence atggttACTGTTGAAGATAAAGTGGTTGCGAACCCTGATGTGAAAAATTCACCTGTCAGTACTGGTTTTCAACCTAGCAATGATCTGGTAAATTCGGAAAATCAGTCCGACCATAATGTGGAAATATCCGAGCCTCAGCCTGATAAGGATTTCTCCAATTCCCAGGCAGAGCCTAACAAAGTACTTGTGGCATCTGAAGTCCAGGCACCTAGTGgcaataaaattgaagataCGTTGCCCAATGCTGAGGAACCTCCTATCAGTGAGTCGGAGAATCTTGAGACACCACCCAACAACCAGTCAAGCAATGATGAGGGCCCACACAACAATCAGCATGTTGATTCTGTAGCATCATTTAAGAATCCATCAGAAAGCTCTGAAGATGTAGCTGATGCAAAGCTTGTTAGTTCTGAAGCTCCTCTTGACCAGAAGCCTGTGTCTGAGGCACCATCAAGCGATCAGTTGGTCACCTCCGAGACACTTCCCGATAACGGCGTGGTAGATGCTGAACATCAGACCAGTAATGATGTGGTTGTATCTGAAACACAGCACAGCAATGAGGTGGTAGCAGAGCAAAACAATGAGGTGGTTTTGCCTGCAACGGTTCAAAGGGAGGAGGTGGTTTTATCTGAAATACAACGAGGTGATGAGGCAGTTTTATCTGAAACACAAAATGAGGCAGTTTTATCTGAAACACAACGAGGTGATGAGGCAGTTTTATCAGAAAAACAGCAAAGCCATGATGCAGTTTTATCTGAAACACAGCAAAGCCAGGAGGCAGTGTTATCTGAAACACAGCAAAGCCATGAGGTGGTTTTATCTGAAACACAGCAAAGCCAGGAGGCGGTTTTATCTGAAACACAGCAAAGCCAAGAGGCGGTTTTATCTGAAACACAGCAAATCAATGGGGCAGTTTTATCTGAAACACAGCAAATTAATGGGGTTGATTTATCTGAAACGCAGCAAATAAATGGGGCAGATTTATCTGAAACACAGCAAAGCAGTGGGACAGTTTTATCTGAAACACAGGAGGTGGTTTTATCTGAAACACAGCAAAGTAATGAGGCATTTTTATCTGAAACTCAGCCCAGCAATGATGTAGTCATGTCAGATGCACAACCCAACAGTGAGCCACTGGTGTCTGACTCACTGCCCAGCAATGAGATAGTCATGCCCGAGAGACAGCTCAGCAATGAGACTGTCGTACATGAGGCACAGACCAGCAATGATGTGATAATGTCTGAAGTTTTGCCTGAAAATGAGACGGTACATTCTGCAGGTGATCTTAACAATCAGCTCTCTCATCCTGAATCTCTTTCTCAGAATCATCATTATTCTAATTTACACATGATTCCTGAAGATCAGCTACCTCAACCTGAATCACTGCCCAATTCTGATCCACTGCCTGCTTCTGAACCAGGCAGCCATCTCACAGACATCAAACCAATATCTCATAATCATCTTGCACAGTATGATACACTACCCAACAGTCATATGCACCATTCTGAGGCAGTGGCCAACGATCAACTAGTAGTTCACTCTGAGGCGTTGTCCCATGAACACATAGCAAACTCTCATTTGTTGCCACACTATGGGCTGCAAAACAGTGAAACGATGCTCGACAATCAGTTAGTCAATTCTCAACCACACTATGAGATAGTCAACGCTAGCAACATACCCAGCTATGAGATAGTCAATGCTGAAACTCCATTGAACAGTGAGGAACCTACTCCTGATACTCAGCCAAGCAAGAGGAGAAAAAAGAAGTCTATAGTCTGGGAACACTTCACCATAGAGACAGTCAGTCCTGGATGTAGAAGAGCATGCTGCAAGCAATGCAAGCAAAGTTTTGCTTACAGTACTGGTTCAAAGGTTGCTGGTACTAGTCACCTCAAACGCCACATTGCAAAGGGGACATGCCCAGCTCTTTTACGTACCCAAGATCATAACCAGTTCAGTCCATATACTCCACGGTCAAGGGGAAGTGATGCTGGCAATGCTAGCAGTGCACCAAAGCGACGCTATAGGTCCCCTAATACTCCTTACATAATATTTGATCAAGATCGTTGCCGTCATGAGATTGCTAGGATGATCATTATGCATGATTACCCCCTTCACATGGTTGAGCATCCGGGATTTGTTGCATTTGTCCAAAATCTGCAGCCCCAGTTTAATATGGTTACATTTAACACAGTTCAAGGAGATTGTGTTGCAACCTACCTGATGGAAAAGCAGTGTGTTATGAAGTATTTTGAGGGATTACCTGGACGTTTGTGTTTGACACTGGATGTTTGGACCTCAAGCCAGTCTGTAGGATACGTGTTTATAACTGGACATTTTGTTGATAGTGATTGGAAGTTGCAGAGGAGAGTTCTTAATGTTGTGATGGAGCCATACCCTAACTCTGATTCTGCTCTCAGCCATGCTGTATCTGTTTGCATTTCTGACTGGAATTTGGAGGGCAGGGTATTTTCTATCACTTGTGATCAGACTTCGAGTGAAGTTGCCCTTGGGAATCTGAGACCATTACTCTCTGTAAAGAATCCTCTTATCCTCAATGGTCAGTTGCTGGTAGGAAATTGCATTGCCCGAACCTTCAGCAATGTTGCAAATGAACTATTGGGCTCCGTGcatcttgttgtaaaaaaaatcagaGACAGTGTAAAATATGTGAAGACTTCAGAATCCCATGAGGAAAAATTCCTGGAGCTCAAGCAGCATCTTCAGGTCCCCAGTGAAAGGAACCTTTTTATTGATGACCAAACCCAGTGGAATACTACATATCAGATGCTGGTGGCAGCTTCTGAACTTAAGGAAGTGTTTTCTTGTTTGGACACTTCTGATCCTGATTACAAGGGAGCCCCATCAATGCAAGATTGGAAGTTGGTTGAGACCATCTGCACGTACTTAAAGCCCCTTTTTGATGCAGCAAACATCCTTACCACGGCAACTCATCCGACTATTATCACCTTTTTCCATGAAGTTTGGAAATTGCAGTTGGATCTGTCTCGGGCTGTTGTGAATGAGGATCCTTTTATCAGCAACCTTACTAAACCCATGCAACATAAAATTGATAAGTACTGGAAAGATTGTAGTCTGGTTTTGGCAATTGCAGTAGTTATGGATCCTCGATTCAAGATGAAGCTTGTTGAGTTTAGTTTCACAAAAATCTATGGCGAGGATGCGCATGTATATGTCAAGATTGTTGATGACGGGATTCATGAGCTGTTCCACGAGTATGTGACCCTTCCCCTGCCACTGACCCCTGCTTATGCAGATGAAGGGAGTGCCGGAAGCCATATGAAGGCAGAGGGGTCTCCGGGAGGAACTCTGTTGTCAGATAATGGATTAACAGATTTTGATGTCTACATCATGGAAACTAGTAGCCATCAGACGAAGTCTGAACTGGACCAGTATCTGGAAGAATCACTGTTGCCACGTGTTCCGGACTTTGACGTTTTGGGCTGGTGGAAGCTAAACAAACTCAAGTACCCTACGCTTTCAAAAATGGCCAGGGATATACTGTCTGTCCCGGTCTCAAGCGTTCCTCCAGAATCTGTCTTTGatacaaaagtgaaagagatgGATCAGTATCGAAGTTCCTTGCGGCCAGAAACAGTGGAGGCCATTGTATGTGCGAAAGACTGGATGCAGTATGGAGCAACCGAAGCTTCCAACGCGCTCGTGAAAATGGAGTTCTAG